A genome region from Terriglobales bacterium includes the following:
- the tnpA gene encoding IS200/IS605 family transposase produces MHSFSDLLVHAVFSTKERARYLDAAIRADVHAYLGGIARELKAPALMVGGTEDHVHMLLRLSCDVAVADCLRVAKTNSSRWVHERWPDRGKFAWQTGYAAFSVSESNRDAVARYIKEQERHHRKMSFQEELRTLLSKHGIEFDERYIWK; encoded by the coding sequence ATGCACTCGTTCAGCGACCTGCTGGTCCACGCGGTCTTCAGCACCAAGGAGCGCGCCCGCTACCTGGACGCCGCCATCCGCGCGGATGTGCATGCGTACCTGGGCGGGATCGCTCGCGAACTGAAGGCTCCGGCGCTGATGGTGGGTGGAACAGAAGACCACGTCCACATGCTCCTGCGCCTGTCCTGCGATGTGGCAGTCGCCGATTGCCTGCGGGTCGCAAAAACCAATTCTTCGCGCTGGGTCCACGAGCGCTGGCCCGACCGCGGCAAATTCGCCTGGCAGACCGGGTACGCCGCTTTCAGCGTGAGCGAGTCCAATCGTGACGCCGTGGCGCGCTACATCAAAGAGCAGGAGCGGCATCATCGCAAGATGTCGTTCCAGGAGGAGCTTCGGACCCTCCTGAGCAAGCATGGCATCGAGTTCGATGAGCGGTACATCTGGAAGTAG